Proteins encoded by one window of Pseudonocardia alni:
- the xseA gene encoding exodeoxyribonuclease VII large subunit, whose product MSATTSEEDPWPVRTVARKIAEWVDRLGAVWVEGQLAQVNARSGTAFLTLRDPAADISLQLTAPSSLVRDAGGAVTEGSRVIVHGKPSFYLGRGTLSLRVDRIRAVGLGELLARIERLRRLLAAEGLFDPALKRRPPLLPHTIGLVTGRDSAAEHDVVRNATSRWPAVRFRIENVAVQGGLAVEQVVGALRALDRDPDVEVIVLARGGGSVEDLLPFSDETLCRAVAACRTPVVSAIGHEPDTPLVDHVADLRCSTPTEAGRSLVPDLAEETARISGLRDRARRALHGWVDREQHRLDDLRRRPVLADPLRIVTSREGEIADARTAAHRAVLRRLDRSSSELEHLGARLAALGPTATLARGYAIVQLADRTDDDVPPLLRSVADAPAGTGLRIRVADGAVAATVTTTPDPET is encoded by the coding sequence TTGAGCGCCACGACCTCCGAAGAGGACCCGTGGCCGGTCCGCACGGTCGCCCGCAAGATCGCCGAGTGGGTCGACCGGCTCGGCGCGGTGTGGGTCGAGGGCCAGCTCGCCCAGGTCAACGCCCGCTCCGGGACCGCGTTCCTGACCCTGCGTGACCCGGCCGCGGACATCTCCCTGCAGCTGACGGCGCCGTCGTCGCTGGTGCGCGACGCCGGCGGCGCCGTGACCGAGGGCAGCCGGGTGATCGTGCACGGCAAGCCGTCGTTCTACCTGGGGCGCGGCACGCTGTCGCTGCGCGTCGACCGGATCCGCGCGGTCGGGCTCGGCGAGCTGCTGGCCCGCATCGAGCGGCTGCGCAGGCTGCTCGCCGCGGAGGGGCTGTTCGACCCGGCCCTCAAGCGGCGCCCGCCGCTGCTCCCGCACACCATCGGCCTGGTCACCGGGCGCGACTCGGCGGCCGAGCACGACGTCGTCCGCAACGCGACCTCGCGCTGGCCCGCGGTGCGGTTCCGGATCGAGAACGTCGCGGTGCAGGGCGGGCTCGCCGTCGAGCAGGTCGTCGGCGCGCTGCGGGCCCTCGACCGGGACCCGGACGTCGAGGTCATCGTGCTCGCCCGCGGTGGAGGCAGCGTCGAGGACCTGCTGCCCTTCTCCGACGAGACGTTGTGCCGCGCCGTCGCCGCCTGCCGGACCCCGGTCGTGTCGGCCATCGGGCACGAGCCGGACACCCCGCTGGTCGACCACGTCGCCGACCTGCGCTGTTCCACCCCCACCGAGGCCGGACGCAGCCTGGTGCCCGACCTCGCCGAGGAGACCGCGCGGATCTCCGGGCTGCGCGACCGGGCCCGCCGCGCGCTGCACGGCTGGGTCGACCGCGAGCAGCACCGCCTCGACGACCTGCGACGACGGCCCGTGCTGGCCGATCCGCTGCGCATCGTCACCTCCCGGGAGGGCGAGATCGCCGACGCCCGCACCGCCGCCCACCGCGCGGTGCTGCGCCGGCTGGACCGGTCGTCGTCGGAGCTGGAGCACCTGGGTGCCCGGCTCGCCGCGCTCGGCCCGACCGCGACCCTGGCCCGCGGCTACGCGATCGTGCAGCTCGCCGACCGCACCGACGACGACGTGCCCCCGCTGCTGCGGTCGGTCGCCGACGCGCCCGCCGGCACCGGCCTGCGGATCCGGGTCGCCGACGGCGCCGTCGCCGCCACCGTGACCACCACCCCCGACCCGGAGACCTGA
- a CDS encoding DUF6542 domain-containing protein: protein MRERSLLPPVLGVPPLAATGLAVGTTALGVLVDLLRIGTVGRVFEVCYLIGCVLAVSWVRRRGLFLPAVQPPLLLAVVVPLVAVLIGAPSGGGTAQSLLMAGAPLINAFPAMAVTTLAVLLVAGLRVLRQRLGPDDAVGRLRQRLGRDPGGYDPDGPGGRSRAPRGAGGATTGTASRSRTTGTARTGSATGSAPTGSARRDTARTGSTGRTGSTGTGVSRTGSVARSAGTARSGSSRAGSSRTEPSRSEPSRGSTRGATGRTRRDTR from the coding sequence GTGCGTGAGCGGTCCCTGCTCCCCCCGGTCCTCGGTGTCCCGCCGCTCGCGGCCACCGGTCTGGCCGTCGGTACCACCGCCCTCGGGGTCCTGGTGGACCTGCTACGGATCGGCACCGTCGGCCGGGTGTTCGAGGTCTGCTACCTGATCGGCTGCGTGCTCGCGGTGTCCTGGGTCCGCCGGCGCGGGCTGTTCCTGCCGGCCGTGCAGCCGCCGCTGCTGCTCGCCGTCGTCGTGCCGCTGGTCGCGGTGCTGATCGGCGCCCCGTCCGGCGGCGGCACGGCGCAGAGCCTGCTCATGGCGGGCGCCCCGCTGATCAACGCGTTCCCGGCGATGGCGGTGACCACGCTGGCCGTGCTGCTCGTCGCCGGTCTGCGTGTGCTGCGCCAGCGCCTCGGCCCGGACGACGCCGTCGGCCGGCTGCGGCAGCGCCTGGGCCGCGACCCGGGCGGGTACGACCCCGACGGCCCCGGTGGGCGGTCCCGGGCTCCGCGCGGCGCGGGCGGCGCGACCACGGGGACCGCGTCCCGGTCCCGCACGACGGGCACCGCCCGCACCGGGTCGGCCACCGGGTCTGCACCGACCGGTTCCGCGCGCCGCGACACGGCCCGCACCGGGTCCACCGGCCGTACCGGGTCCACCGGCACCGGGGTCTCGCGCACCGGATCCGTCGCACGGTCGGCCGGGACCGCGCGGTCCGGCTCCTCGCGCGCCGGGTCCTCACGCACCGAACCGTCCCGCTCCGAGCCCTCCCGCGGATCGACACGCGGCGCGACCGGCCGGACACGCCGCGACACCCGCTGA
- a CDS encoding lipid droplet-associated protein → MSPLPFPVRIAAGLVVTAVEQARELPRHAVELPVTAVSQALQVSMRLQQRITELAIKGDRALGTLRPADDIPSWATFDDDLADGADLSLPDPEPIAPPLPPAAPPAGRNGTVSSLRPARTGIPIDRSPASPRPASASNRAEAGATAPAVLPEYPTMTVPQLRGKLRTLSLDDLADLLAWETAHENRPPYVTMLTNRIATVSENR, encoded by the coding sequence ATGTCTCCGCTGCCGTTCCCCGTGCGGATCGCCGCCGGCCTCGTCGTGACCGCCGTCGAGCAGGCCCGAGAGCTGCCGCGGCACGCCGTCGAGCTGCCGGTGACCGCGGTCAGCCAGGCGCTGCAGGTGTCCATGCGGCTCCAGCAGCGGATCACCGAGCTGGCCATCAAGGGCGACCGCGCGCTGGGCACCCTGCGTCCCGCCGACGACATCCCCAGCTGGGCGACCTTCGACGACGATCTGGCCGACGGCGCCGACCTGTCGCTGCCCGACCCGGAGCCGATCGCCCCGCCGCTGCCGCCCGCCGCTCCCCCGGCCGGGCGCAACGGCACCGTGTCGTCGCTGCGGCCCGCCCGCACCGGCATCCCGATCGACCGGTCGCCCGCGTCGCCGCGTCCGGCGTCGGCGTCGAACCGGGCCGAGGCGGGTGCGACCGCGCCCGCCGTGCTGCCCGAGTACCCGACGATGACCGTGCCCCAGCTGCGCGGCAAGCTCCGCACGCTGAGCCTCGACGACCTCGCGGACCTCCTCGCCTGGGAGACCGCGCACGAGAACCGGCCGCCGTACGTCACGATGCTGACGAACCGGATCGCGACGGTGTCCGAGAACCGTTGA
- a CDS encoding DNA recombination protein RmuC — MDVLSLLLGSLLGAAVAAAVVWSVAAARFRAEAAEAARAAANTAATTRADAAGLRAERAALLERVEELHESLDDATIRARRAESDAAGATAALRAEREARAGAEAATVRREAELKDSFAALSQDALARNNEAFVALAESRLKEATAALAAKADGDQAARAKAVEQLLDPVSAALGRVEGQLRTVEKERESAYAGLREQVRAMAASSDKLGTETKALVNALRAPQVRGRWGEMQLQRVAEMAGMLEHCDFSTQVSAAGEDGGVRPDMLVRLAGGKQVVVDAKVPFAAYLQAVEASDPDVHTERLAAHARQLRTHVDQLSAKAYWESFEPTPEFVVLFVPGDPFLEAALRSDPGLLEYAFGRNVVLSTPTTLVALLRTVAYGWKQEALARNAAQVHRLGRELHGRLATMGTHVAKLGRSLDAVVDSYNRTVSSLEARVLVSARKFTELQVSDTELGTPATVDRTPRGVSAPELVASAGDSLVSLEDLGRPDHNRSDGTRSGGGRPDGAHPGTFGDGDTARDEATGTPWREGLG; from the coding sequence GTGGACGTCCTCAGCCTGCTCCTCGGATCGCTGCTCGGCGCGGCGGTCGCCGCCGCCGTGGTCTGGTCGGTGGCCGCCGCCCGGTTCCGGGCCGAGGCGGCCGAGGCGGCCCGGGCCGCCGCGAACACCGCCGCCACCACCCGGGCCGACGCGGCGGGCCTGCGCGCCGAGCGCGCCGCGCTGCTCGAACGGGTCGAGGAGCTGCACGAGTCCCTCGACGACGCGACGATCCGCGCCCGGCGGGCCGAGTCCGACGCCGCGGGAGCCACCGCCGCACTGCGCGCCGAGCGGGAGGCCCGGGCCGGGGCCGAGGCCGCGACGGTGCGCCGCGAGGCCGAGCTGAAGGACTCCTTCGCCGCGCTGTCGCAGGACGCGCTGGCCCGCAACAACGAGGCGTTCGTGGCGCTGGCGGAGAGCAGGCTCAAGGAGGCGACCGCCGCGCTCGCGGCGAAGGCCGACGGCGACCAGGCCGCCCGCGCGAAGGCCGTCGAGCAGCTGCTCGACCCGGTCTCGGCGGCGCTGGGCCGGGTCGAGGGGCAGCTGCGGACGGTGGAGAAGGAGCGCGAGTCCGCCTACGCCGGGCTCCGCGAGCAGGTCAGGGCGATGGCGGCGAGCTCGGACAAGCTCGGCACCGAGACGAAGGCGCTGGTCAACGCGCTGCGGGCGCCGCAGGTACGGGGCCGGTGGGGCGAGATGCAGCTGCAGCGGGTCGCGGAGATGGCCGGCATGCTCGAGCACTGCGACTTCTCCACCCAGGTGTCCGCCGCCGGGGAGGACGGCGGGGTCCGCCCGGACATGCTGGTCCGGCTCGCGGGCGGCAAGCAGGTCGTCGTCGACGCGAAGGTGCCGTTCGCGGCCTACCTGCAGGCGGTCGAGGCCTCGGACCCGGACGTGCACACCGAACGGCTCGCGGCGCACGCCCGGCAGCTGCGCACGCACGTGGACCAGCTCTCGGCCAAGGCCTACTGGGAGTCGTTCGAGCCGACACCGGAGTTCGTGGTGCTGTTCGTGCCGGGTGACCCGTTCCTGGAGGCGGCGCTGCGCTCGGACCCGGGGCTGCTGGAGTACGCCTTCGGCCGCAACGTCGTGCTCTCGACGCCGACCACCCTGGTCGCGCTGCTGCGCACCGTCGCCTACGGCTGGAAGCAGGAGGCCCTGGCCCGCAACGCCGCCCAGGTGCACCGGCTCGGGCGCGAGCTGCACGGGCGCCTCGCGACGATGGGAACGCACGTCGCGAAGCTCGGCCGCAGCCTGGACGCGGTGGTGGACAGCTACAACCGGACCGTCTCCTCGCTGGAGGCGCGGGTCCTGGTGAGCGCCCGGAAGTTCACCGAACTGCAGGTGTCCGACACCGAGCTGGGGACGCCCGCGACGGTCGACCGGACCCCGCGCGGCGTCTCCGCGCCCGAGCTGGTCGCCTCCGCCGGGGACTCGCTGGTGTCCCTCGAGGATCTCGGGCGGCCCGACCACAACCGGTCGGACGGCACCCGATCCGGCGGTGGCCGACCCGACGGCGCACATCCGGGCACGTTCGGCGACGGCGACACGGCACGCGACGAGGCGACCGGGACACCGTGGCGGGAGGGGTTAGGCTGA
- a CDS encoding L,D-transpeptidase, whose translation MSTTRSPRRTRPAIVVALVAATVALIGVGTAVAGTPAAQAFRDQPLVAGTPCTVTARACVDLDTQRSWLFTDGKITHGPVPVAIGGPGKETPVGHSLRVYRKEQLHKSGEYTMTNGEPAPMPWAVFFQDGGIAFHEGRTDTPSAGCVRLTPENAKLWFDTLQIGDQVQVVSAKQVQADRTAG comes from the coding sequence TTGTCGACCACCCGCAGCCCCCGCAGGACGCGACCCGCGATCGTCGTCGCGCTGGTCGCCGCGACCGTCGCGCTGATCGGCGTCGGCACCGCGGTCGCCGGGACCCCGGCCGCGCAGGCCTTCCGGGACCAGCCGCTCGTCGCGGGCACCCCGTGCACCGTCACGGCCCGGGCCTGCGTCGATCTCGACACCCAGCGCTCCTGGCTGTTCACCGACGGGAAGATCACCCACGGGCCCGTCCCGGTCGCCATCGGCGGCCCGGGCAAGGAGACCCCGGTCGGCCACTCCCTGCGGGTCTACCGCAAGGAGCAGCTGCACAAGAGCGGCGAGTACACGATGACCAACGGCGAGCCCGCCCCGATGCCGTGGGCGGTGTTCTTCCAGGACGGCGGCATCGCCTTCCACGAGGGCCGCACGGACACCCCGTCGGCGGGCTGCGTCCGGCTCACCCCGGAGAACGCGAAGCTCTGGTTCGACACCCTGCAGATCGGCGACCAGGTGCAGGTCGTGTCGGCGAAGCAGGTCCAGGCGGACCGCACCGCAGGCTGA
- a CDS encoding 4-hydroxy-3-methylbut-2-enyl diphosphate reductase — protein sequence MSGSAKQVLLAKPRGYCAGVDRAVEAVEQALDQYGAPVYVRKEIVHNKHVVETLRERGAIFVDEASEVPEGAHVVFSAHGVSPAVRDEAAGRSLQTIDATCPLVTKVHQEAKRFAREDYDILLVGHAGHEEVEGTSGEAPEHIQLVESAADVDSVTVRDPERVVWLSQTTLSVDETMDTVRALRERFPKLQNPPSDDICYATQNRQVAVKTMAPRCDLVLVVGSRNSSNSVRLVEVALGAGAGASYLIDYAREIDESWLDGVTTVGITSGASVPEILVQGVVEYLAERGFGSVEEVDTAEETLTFSLPRELRPPRGRSLGLTPVN from the coding sequence ATGTCCGGTTCTGCCAAGCAGGTCCTGCTCGCCAAGCCCCGCGGCTACTGCGCGGGCGTCGACCGTGCCGTCGAGGCGGTGGAGCAGGCGCTCGACCAGTACGGCGCCCCCGTGTACGTCCGCAAGGAGATCGTGCACAACAAGCACGTGGTGGAGACGCTGCGCGAGCGCGGTGCGATCTTCGTCGACGAGGCATCGGAGGTTCCGGAGGGCGCGCACGTGGTGTTCTCCGCGCACGGCGTCTCGCCCGCGGTCCGCGACGAGGCCGCGGGCCGGAGCCTGCAGACCATCGACGCGACCTGCCCGCTGGTGACCAAGGTCCACCAGGAGGCGAAGCGGTTCGCCCGCGAGGACTACGACATCCTGCTCGTCGGGCACGCCGGGCACGAGGAGGTCGAGGGGACCTCCGGTGAGGCGCCCGAGCACATCCAGCTCGTCGAGTCCGCCGCCGACGTCGACTCCGTGACCGTCCGCGACCCGGAGCGGGTCGTGTGGCTGTCGCAGACCACGCTGAGCGTCGACGAGACGATGGACACCGTCCGTGCGCTGCGCGAGCGGTTCCCGAAGCTGCAGAACCCGCCGTCGGACGACATCTGCTACGCCACGCAGAACCGCCAGGTCGCGGTGAAGACGATGGCGCCGCGCTGCGACCTGGTGCTGGTCGTCGGGTCGCGGAACTCGTCGAACTCGGTGCGTCTGGTCGAGGTCGCACTGGGCGCCGGGGCCGGTGCCTCGTACCTGATCGACTACGCCCGCGAGATCGACGAGTCCTGGCTCGACGGCGTCACGACGGTCGGGATCACCAGCGGTGCGTCGGTCCCGGAGATCCTGGTGCAGGGTGTCGTCGAGTACCTCGCCGAGCGCGGCTTCGGCTCGGTCGAGGAGGTCGACACCGCCGAGGAGACGCTGACCTTCTCGCTGCCCCGCGAGCTGCGCCCGCCGCGCGGCCGGTCGCTGGGCCTGACCCCGGTGAACTGA